In a single window of the Syngnathus typhle isolate RoL2023-S1 ecotype Sweden linkage group LG19, RoL_Styp_1.0, whole genome shotgun sequence genome:
- the emc9 gene encoding ER membrane protein complex subunit 9, with translation MGEVELSCRAYVKMYLHACLFPRCSVNGVLLSSTSAGGAVCVTDCVPLLHSHLSLAPVTQLALTQVDVWCSQTRQRIVGYYQANACVSDCSPTQGALKIADKIAEQFDGAVLLMLDGSKMSPDYRVPPIVMYERKDSRWTLKDKHTIMLRQWEETRAIASQMLESGDHSLLVDFDSHLDDITRDWTNQKLNAKIVELSSPANGNI, from the exons ATGGGTGAAGTGGAGCTGTCATGCCGGGCGTACGTCAAGATGTACCTGCACGCCTGCCTCTTCCCCCGTTGCAGCGTCAACGGGGTGCTGTTGTCTTCCACCTCGGCAGGGGGCGCTGTCTGCGTGACTGACTGCGTACCGCTGCTGCACTCGCACCTGTCCCTGGCGCCCGTCACCCAGCTGGCACTCACACAG GTGGACGTGTGGTGCTCGCAGACCCGGCAAAGGATTGTGGGATACTATCAAGCCAACGCCTGCGTGTCAGATTGCAG TCCAACGCAAGGAGCCTTGAAGATCGCCGACAAGATCGCCGAACAGTTCGACGGCGCCGTTCTGCTCATG CTGGACGGGAGCAAAATGTCTCCCGACTACCGTGTCCCTCCCATCGTCATGTACGAACGCAAAGACTCGAGGTGGACGCTGAAGGACAAGCACAC GATCATGCTGAGGCAGTGGGAGGAGACCCGCGCCATCGCCAGTCAGATGTTGGAGTCGGGCGACCACTCGCTCCTGGTGGATTTCGACAGCCACCTGGATGACATCACCAGAGACTGGACCAATCAGAAGCTGAACGCCAAGATCGTCGAGCTGTCCTCGCCGGCCAACGGAAACATCTAG
- the irf9 gene encoding interferon regulatory factor 9 isoform X1, producing MVRYAYFVCIPHRPSECLGVACVGVMAPATSRSTRKLRLWMVKQVSSGQFPGLKWEDEAKTMFRIPWKHAGKQDFRKDEDAAIFKAWAEFKGRLSDNNPASWKTRLRCALKKSSEFCEVVERAQLDISEPYKVYRLVPPDEQGAPIPERKSGRKCKRRRNSSSDVTADEDVPHVKHMKTAAEDGKIDPIAEDIGLQPEDLLAERHPALMDNHSMEAPLSEIQLDVCIQESVVPSQEDSLHVAVHYLGQKVLTRHIQGADVRVLYVSSSSPAPPTPAPDVRFPRIHLPEPPPSVSAERAALLSLLPFMEKGILLTSTSQGVYGRRFCRGRVFWTGPHGSSPTLSKMERNSESVLLFSKDAFKRQLDNFCVNGGEPPQCSLTLCFGEELSCTEDPSEKLITVQVTLPWAEQQVRSACSTLEPFDILESPLEEITLNLVAEQSDEAEAAAP from the exons CCACCCGCAAACTGCGCTTGTGGATGGTGAAACAG GTGAGCAGTGGTCAATTTCCGGGTCTGAAATGGGAGGATGAGGCCAAAACCATGTTCCGCATCCCCTGGAAACATGCCGGCAAGCAAGACTTTCGCAAGGATGAGGATGCCGCCATCTTCAAG GCATGGGCCGAGTTCAAGGGCAGGCTAAGCGATAACAACCCGGCCAGTTGGAAAACGCGTCTGCGCTGCGCCCTCAAAAAGAGCTCCGAGTTTTGCGAGGTTGTGGAGCGAGCTCAGCTGGACATCTCGGAGCCGTACAAAGTCTACCGACTGGTACCGCCCGACGAGCAAG GAGCACCAATTCCAGAGAGGAAAAGCGGCCGCAAATGCAAGCGCAGGAGGAACAGCAGCAGCGACGTCACGGCCGATGAAGACGTCCCTCACGTCAAGCACATGAAGACGGCGGCGGAGGACGGCAAAATTGACCCA ATCGCCGAAGACATCGGGCTGCAGCCTGAGGATCTCCTGGCAGAGCGGCACCCGGCACTGATGGACAACCACTCAATGGAAGCCC CGCTCAGCGAGATCCAACTGGACGTGTGCATCCAGGAGAGTGTCGTGCCTTCGCAGGAAG ACTCGCTGCACGTGGCGGTGCACTACTTGGGCCAGAAAGTGCTGACGCGACACATCCAGGGGGCCGACGTGCGGGTGCTGTACGTGTCGTCCTCCTCGCCTGCGCCGCCCACACCCGCCCCCGACGTCCGCTTCCCGCGCATACACCTGCCGGAGCCGCCGCCTTCGGTGTCCGCCGAAAGGGCGGCGCTGCTCTCCCTGCTGCCCTTCATGGAGAAGGGCATATTGCTCACGTCCACTAGCCAGGGCGTCTACGGCCGCCGCTTCTGCCGCGGCCGCGTGTTCTGGACGGGGCCTCATGGCAGCTCGCCCACCTTATCCAAGATGGAGAGGAACTCGGAGTCCGTCCTGCTCTTCAGCAAAGATGCCTTCAAGCGAC AGCTGGACAACTTTTGTGTGAACGGCGGCGAGCCGCCACAATGCAGCCTCACTCTCTGCTTCGGCGAAGAACTCAGCTGCACTGAAGATCCGTCCGAAAAACTCATCACCGTTCAG GTGACTTTGCCGTGGGCCGAGCAGCAAGTGCGGAGCGCTTGCTCCACGCTGGAGCCCTTCGACATCCTGGAGTCTCCGCTGGAAGAGATCACACTGAACTTGGTGGCTGAGCAGAGCGACGAGGCGGAGGCGGCGGCACCCTGA
- the irf9 gene encoding interferon regulatory factor 9 isoform X2: MFRIPWKHAGKQDFRKDEDAAIFKAWAEFKGRLSDNNPASWKTRLRCALKKSSEFCEVVERAQLDISEPYKVYRLVPPDEQGAPIPERKSGRKCKRRRNSSSDVTADEDVPHVKHMKTAAEDGKIDPIAEDIGLQPEDLLAERHPALMDNHSMEAPLSEIQLDVCIQESVVPSQEDSLHVAVHYLGQKVLTRHIQGADVRVLYVSSSSPAPPTPAPDVRFPRIHLPEPPPSVSAERAALLSLLPFMEKGILLTSTSQGVYGRRFCRGRVFWTGPHGSSPTLSKMERNSESVLLFSKDAFKRQLDNFCVNGGEPPQCSLTLCFGEELSCTEDPSEKLITVQVTLPWAEQQVRSACSTLEPFDILESPLEEITLNLVAEQSDEAEAAAP; encoded by the exons ATGTTCCGCATCCCCTGGAAACATGCCGGCAAGCAAGACTTTCGCAAGGATGAGGATGCCGCCATCTTCAAG GCATGGGCCGAGTTCAAGGGCAGGCTAAGCGATAACAACCCGGCCAGTTGGAAAACGCGTCTGCGCTGCGCCCTCAAAAAGAGCTCCGAGTTTTGCGAGGTTGTGGAGCGAGCTCAGCTGGACATCTCGGAGCCGTACAAAGTCTACCGACTGGTACCGCCCGACGAGCAAG GAGCACCAATTCCAGAGAGGAAAAGCGGCCGCAAATGCAAGCGCAGGAGGAACAGCAGCAGCGACGTCACGGCCGATGAAGACGTCCCTCACGTCAAGCACATGAAGACGGCGGCGGAGGACGGCAAAATTGACCCA ATCGCCGAAGACATCGGGCTGCAGCCTGAGGATCTCCTGGCAGAGCGGCACCCGGCACTGATGGACAACCACTCAATGGAAGCCC CGCTCAGCGAGATCCAACTGGACGTGTGCATCCAGGAGAGTGTCGTGCCTTCGCAGGAAG ACTCGCTGCACGTGGCGGTGCACTACTTGGGCCAGAAAGTGCTGACGCGACACATCCAGGGGGCCGACGTGCGGGTGCTGTACGTGTCGTCCTCCTCGCCTGCGCCGCCCACACCCGCCCCCGACGTCCGCTTCCCGCGCATACACCTGCCGGAGCCGCCGCCTTCGGTGTCCGCCGAAAGGGCGGCGCTGCTCTCCCTGCTGCCCTTCATGGAGAAGGGCATATTGCTCACGTCCACTAGCCAGGGCGTCTACGGCCGCCGCTTCTGCCGCGGCCGCGTGTTCTGGACGGGGCCTCATGGCAGCTCGCCCACCTTATCCAAGATGGAGAGGAACTCGGAGTCCGTCCTGCTCTTCAGCAAAGATGCCTTCAAGCGAC AGCTGGACAACTTTTGTGTGAACGGCGGCGAGCCGCCACAATGCAGCCTCACTCTCTGCTTCGGCGAAGAACTCAGCTGCACTGAAGATCCGTCCGAAAAACTCATCACCGTTCAG GTGACTTTGCCGTGGGCCGAGCAGCAAGTGCGGAGCGCTTGCTCCACGCTGGAGCCCTTCGACATCCTGGAGTCTCCGCTGGAAGAGATCACACTGAACTTGGTGGCTGAGCAGAGCGACGAGGCGGAGGCGGCGGCACCCTGA